A window of Microcystis aeruginosa FD4 contains these coding sequences:
- the sufR gene encoding iron-sulfur cluster biosynthesis transcriptional regulator SufR, whose amino-acid sequence MTTTQPASTKDDILQYLLKNGQSTAQDLAEELSISPQATRRHLKDLEGEGLIEYFAVQNKIGRPQHIYRLSRQGRGRFPHNYDNFAVSFLNTLVETVGEQQVGEILKKQWQHKAAEYQLRVGKGSLGERMRKLLEIRQEEGYMAELVALEAEKSYVLAEHHCAIAEVAGSYPSICGHELEMFALLLPDCTIERTHWINQGEQRCGYLIRTC is encoded by the coding sequence ATGACCACGACTCAACCCGCCTCGACGAAAGACGATATTCTGCAATATTTGCTCAAAAACGGTCAATCTACCGCCCAAGACTTGGCTGAGGAGTTAAGTATTAGTCCGCAAGCGACGCGCCGCCATCTTAAGGATTTGGAGGGGGAAGGACTGATCGAATATTTTGCGGTACAAAATAAGATAGGACGACCCCAGCACATTTATCGTCTCAGTCGTCAAGGTCGTGGCCGTTTTCCCCATAATTACGATAATTTCGCTGTTTCTTTCCTCAATACTCTGGTGGAGACGGTGGGAGAGCAACAGGTGGGGGAAATTCTCAAAAAACAGTGGCAACACAAAGCGGCAGAATATCAATTGCGGGTCGGGAAGGGGTCTTTAGGGGAAAGAATGAGAAAATTGCTGGAAATTCGCCAAGAAGAGGGTTACATGGCAGAATTAGTGGCACTGGAAGCAGAAAAAAGTTATGTCCTAGCCGAGCATCATTGCGCTATTGCTGAGGTGGCTGGTTCCTATCCCAGTATCTGTGGCCATGAATTAGAAATGTTTGCGCTGCTGCTACCCGATTGTACGATCGAACGGACTCACTGGATCAACCAAGGTGAGCAACGATGTGGTTATCTAATTAGGACTTGCTGA